A region from the Ciconia boyciana chromosome 1, ASM3463844v1, whole genome shotgun sequence genome encodes:
- the CXADR gene encoding coxsackievirus and adenovirus receptor isoform X2, whose product MEPPLPVLLSSLVLLCSAGLTRSLSITSVDQSMFEKAQGEKVTLPCTFVLSEEDEGPLDIEWVLIPADNQKKEQIIIMYAVDRIYNHYYAAMTGRMQFTNPDPRSGDGSLDILNLKSADTGTYQCKVKKAPGVQSQKIQLTVLVKPARTKCSIEGSQEIGKDVILKCASQEGSPLLSYDWRRVSGTQELPATSMLNKNTGELLLKNASQDYSGTYNCVAANRVGTDECSVELNVTPPINTAGIIAGAIIGTLLGLSILAFLVFCCCKKHREKKYEKEVHHDIREDVPPPKSRSSTARSYIGSNRSSLGSMSPSNMEGYTKTPYSQVPSEDFERTPGQNPTFAPSKYDIAHKIGDITVV is encoded by the exons ATGGAGCCGCCGCTGCCGGTGCTGCTGTCGTCCCTCGTGCTGCTCTGCTCCGCAG GTCTAACAAGAAGCCTAAGCATAACTTCAGTTGACCAATCAATGTTTGAAAAAGCACAAGGAGAGAAGGTTACGTTGCCATGTACTTTTGTACTCTCAGAAGAAGATGAAGGCCCACTAGATATTGAGTGGGTATTGATACCAGCAGATAAtcaaaagaaggaacaaata ATAATTATGTATGCTGTAGACAGGATTTATAATCATTATTATGCTGCTATGACTGGGCGGATGCAGTTTACTAATCCTGATCCCAGATCTGGTGATGGTTCGTTGGATATCCTGAATTTGAAGTCAGCAGACACTGGCACATACCAGTGCAAAGTGAAGAAGGCTCCTGGAGTTCAAAGCCAAAAAATACAGTTGACTGTACTTG TAAAGCCAGCAAGAACTAAATGTTCCATTGAAGGATCACAGGAGATTGGAAAAGATGTTATCTTGAAATGTGCATCACAAGAAGGATCCCCACTTTTGTCTTATGACTGGAGAAGAGTATCTGGCACACAGGAACTTCCTGCCACATCCATGCTGA ATAAAAATACAGGGGAACTTCTCTTGAAAAATGCTTCTCAAGACTATTCTGGTACATACAATTGTGTTGCTGCAAACAGAGTTGGCACGGATGAATGTTCTGTTGAGCTGAATGTCACCCCTC CTATAAATACAGCTGGTATAATTGCTGGAGCTATTATAGGAACTCTGCTGGGTCTTTCTATACTGGCGTTTCTTGTCTTCTGTTGCTGTAAGAAACATAGAGAGAAGAAATATGAGAAAGAAGTACATCATGATATCAG agAAGATGTTCCACCTCCAAAAAGTCGCAGTTCAACAGCCCGCAGCTACATAGGCAGCAATCGTTCTTCTCTGGGTTCAATGTCTCCCTCAAATATGGAAGGATATACCAAAACTCCGTATAGCCAAGTCCCCAGTGAAGACTTTGAACGTACTCCTGGTCAAAACCCGACCTTTGCACCTTCAAAG
- the CXADR gene encoding coxsackievirus and adenovirus receptor isoform X1, producing the protein MEPPLPVLLSSLVLLCSAGLTRSLSITSVDQSMFEKAQGEKVTLPCTFVLSEEDEGPLDIEWVLIPADNQKKEQIIIMYAVDRIYNHYYAAMTGRMQFTNPDPRSGDGSLDILNLKSADTGTYQCKVKKAPGVQSQKIQLTVLVKPARTKCSIEGSQEIGKDVILKCASQEGSPLLSYDWRRVSGTQELPATSMLNKNTGELLLKNASQDYSGTYNCVAANRVGTDECSVELNVTPPINTAGIIAGAIIGTLLGLSILAFLVFCCCKKHREKKYEKEVHHDIREDVPPPKSRSSTARSYIGSNRSSLGSMSPSNMEGYTKTPYSQVPSEDFERTPGQNPTFAPSKVAAPNLSRMGAVPVMIPAQSKDGSIV; encoded by the exons ATGGAGCCGCCGCTGCCGGTGCTGCTGTCGTCCCTCGTGCTGCTCTGCTCCGCAG GTCTAACAAGAAGCCTAAGCATAACTTCAGTTGACCAATCAATGTTTGAAAAAGCACAAGGAGAGAAGGTTACGTTGCCATGTACTTTTGTACTCTCAGAAGAAGATGAAGGCCCACTAGATATTGAGTGGGTATTGATACCAGCAGATAAtcaaaagaaggaacaaata ATAATTATGTATGCTGTAGACAGGATTTATAATCATTATTATGCTGCTATGACTGGGCGGATGCAGTTTACTAATCCTGATCCCAGATCTGGTGATGGTTCGTTGGATATCCTGAATTTGAAGTCAGCAGACACTGGCACATACCAGTGCAAAGTGAAGAAGGCTCCTGGAGTTCAAAGCCAAAAAATACAGTTGACTGTACTTG TAAAGCCAGCAAGAACTAAATGTTCCATTGAAGGATCACAGGAGATTGGAAAAGATGTTATCTTGAAATGTGCATCACAAGAAGGATCCCCACTTTTGTCTTATGACTGGAGAAGAGTATCTGGCACACAGGAACTTCCTGCCACATCCATGCTGA ATAAAAATACAGGGGAACTTCTCTTGAAAAATGCTTCTCAAGACTATTCTGGTACATACAATTGTGTTGCTGCAAACAGAGTTGGCACGGATGAATGTTCTGTTGAGCTGAATGTCACCCCTC CTATAAATACAGCTGGTATAATTGCTGGAGCTATTATAGGAACTCTGCTGGGTCTTTCTATACTGGCGTTTCTTGTCTTCTGTTGCTGTAAGAAACATAGAGAGAAGAAATATGAGAAAGAAGTACATCATGATATCAG agAAGATGTTCCACCTCCAAAAAGTCGCAGTTCAACAGCCCGCAGCTACATAGGCAGCAATCGTTCTTCTCTGGGTTCAATGTCTCCCTCAAATATGGAAGGATATACCAAAACTCCGTATAGCCAAGTCCCCAGTGAAGACTTTGAACGTACTCCTGGTCAAAACCCGACCTTTGCACCTTCAAAGGTAGCTGCACCTAATTTAAGTAGAATGGGAGCTGTTCCTGTGATGATTCCAGCACAAAGCAAAGATGGGTCCAtagtataa